In one Desulfoferula mesophila genomic region, the following are encoded:
- a CDS encoding thiamine pyrophosphate-dependent enzyme — translation MVDIKQYGEVETAWCPGCGNFSIRKALIQALADSDLEPHQILLVSGIGQAAKTPHYLRCNCFNGLHGRSMPAATGARLANSGLKVIATSGDGCNYGEGGNHFLAALRRNVNVTMLAHDNQIYGLTKGQASPTSLEGMHTKAQPTGVHSYPFNPVAVAVSMHVGFVARGFAGEVEHLAGLIKQALAHPGLSLVDILQPCVSFNKLNTYQWYKERVYKLGEEAEHDPADWDAAIRLSYEFGERIPIGVIYTNDRPAFDSYFPVLDKGPLATQEVDYGAMQKVLDSYC, via the coding sequence ATGGTGGATATAAAACAATACGGCGAGGTGGAAACCGCCTGGTGCCCGGGCTGCGGCAACTTCTCCATCCGCAAGGCCCTGATCCAGGCCCTGGCCGACAGCGACCTGGAGCCGCACCAGATACTTCTGGTCAGCGGAATAGGCCAGGCGGCCAAGACCCCCCACTATTTGCGCTGCAACTGCTTCAACGGCCTGCACGGGCGCTCCATGCCCGCGGCCACAGGGGCGCGCCTGGCCAACAGCGGCCTGAAGGTGATCGCCACCAGCGGCGACGGCTGCAACTACGGCGAGGGGGGCAACCACTTTTTGGCCGCGCTCAGGCGCAACGTGAACGTGACCATGCTGGCCCACGACAACCAGATCTACGGCCTGACCAAGGGCCAGGCCAGCCCCACCAGCCTGGAAGGCATGCACACCAAGGCCCAGCCCACCGGGGTGCACTCCTACCCCTTCAACCCGGTGGCCGTGGCGGTGAGCATGCACGTGGGTTTCGTGGCCCGGGGCTTCGCCGGGGAGGTGGAGCACCTGGCCGGGCTCATCAAGCAGGCCCTGGCCCACCCCGGCCTGTCGCTGGTGGACATCCTGCAGCCCTGCGTGTCCTTCAACAAGCTCAACACCTACCAGTGGTACAAAGAGCGGGTGTACAAGCTGGGGGAAGAGGCGGAGCACGATCCCGCGGACTGGGACGCGGCCATCCGCCTGAGCTACGAGTTCGGCGAGCGCATTCCCATCGGGGTGATCTACACCAACGACCGCCCGGCCTTTGACTCCTATTTCCCGGTGTTGGACAAGGGCCCCCTGGCCACACAGGAGGTGGACTACGGGGCCATGCAAAAAGTCTTGGACAGCTATTGCTGA
- a CDS encoding 2-oxoacid:acceptor oxidoreductase subunit alpha gives MSHDSMNLMIGGEAGQGLVTVGQVLAKALVKSGYHILVTQDYMSRVRGGHNTFTIRFSSQKLDSPCEGVDLLVALNQQTLDLHAGELNPDSAVVAETGFTCGQAPCLNVPYEELADKRYLNTVALGVAASLLGLERELVAQTLEAAIGKKKGDKVVEENNQALEKAFAWAQGQTHTLKPPAPAQAGEKRMMLGGNQAIALGALAAGLKFLAFYPMTPSTAIALTVISHAEQMGVVYEQAEDEIAAINMALGASYAGAPAMVCTSGGGYALMTEGVSLAGMTETPLVIAVAMRPGPATGLPTRTEQGDLLFALHGGHGEFPRAILAPGSVKQCFAAGYQALHLAEKYQTPVFILTDQFLADSLRALEPLDLSGLSPVRPGGGGAEGEDYRRYEITEGGVSPRRLPGLGPELVVADSDEHDQEGHITEDLELRVRMQDKRMAKMKGLVADTQAPEFSGPEDADTLLVSWGSSQGPVAEAARRLAEEGQSVATCHFGQVWPLAPAQFAQRFKKAGQVVVIEGNATGQFAGLLKKEAGIAAQRFIGRYDGLNLTPEYILRQLAS, from the coding sequence ATGTCGCATGACAGCATGAATCTGATGATCGGCGGCGAGGCCGGACAAGGCCTGGTCACCGTGGGACAGGTCCTGGCCAAGGCGCTGGTGAAGAGCGGCTACCACATCCTGGTGACCCAGGATTACATGTCCCGGGTGCGGGGGGGCCACAACACCTTCACCATTCGGTTTTCATCCCAAAAGCTGGACAGCCCCTGCGAGGGGGTGGATCTTTTGGTGGCCCTGAACCAACAGACTCTGGACCTCCACGCCGGGGAGCTCAACCCCGACTCGGCGGTGGTGGCCGAAACGGGCTTCACCTGCGGCCAGGCCCCCTGCCTGAACGTGCCCTACGAGGAGCTGGCCGACAAGCGCTACCTCAACACGGTGGCCCTGGGGGTGGCGGCCAGCCTGCTGGGCCTGGAGCGGGAGCTGGTGGCCCAGACCCTGGAGGCGGCCATCGGCAAGAAAAAGGGCGACAAGGTGGTCGAAGAGAATAACCAGGCCCTGGAAAAGGCCTTTGCCTGGGCCCAGGGCCAGACCCACACCCTCAAGCCGCCCGCCCCGGCCCAGGCCGGGGAAAAGCGCATGATGCTGGGGGGCAACCAGGCCATCGCCCTGGGCGCCCTGGCGGCGGGGCTCAAGTTTTTGGCCTTCTACCCCATGACCCCCTCCACGGCCATCGCCCTGACCGTTATCTCCCACGCCGAGCAGATGGGGGTGGTCTACGAGCAGGCCGAGGACGAGATCGCGGCCATCAACATGGCCCTGGGCGCGTCCTACGCCGGGGCCCCGGCCATGGTGTGCACCAGCGGCGGGGGCTACGCCCTGATGACCGAGGGGGTGTCTCTGGCGGGCATGACCGAAACCCCGCTGGTTATAGCGGTGGCCATGCGCCCCGGCCCGGCCACCGGCCTGCCCACCCGCACCGAACAGGGCGATCTGTTGTTCGCCCTGCACGGCGGCCACGGCGAGTTCCCCCGGGCCATCCTGGCCCCCGGCTCGGTGAAGCAGTGCTTTGCCGCGGGCTACCAGGCCCTGCACCTGGCCGAGAAATACCAGACCCCGGTGTTCATCCTCACCGACCAGTTCTTGGCCGACAGCCTCCGGGCCCTGGAGCCCTTGGACCTGAGCGGCCTCTCCCCGGTGCGCCCCGGAGGGGGCGGGGCCGAGGGCGAGGACTACCGGCGCTATGAGATCACGGAGGGCGGCGTCTCCCCCCGGCGGCTGCCCGGCCTGGGACCGGAGCTGGTGGTGGCCGACAGCGATGAGCACGACCAAGAGGGCCACATCACCGAGGACCTGGAGCTCAGGGTGCGCATGCAGGACAAACGCATGGCCAAGATGAAGGGCCTCGTGGCCGACACCCAGGCCCCGGAGTTCAGCGGCCCCGAGGACGCGGACACCCTGCTGGTGAGCTGGGGCTCCAGCCAAGGGCCGGTGGCCGAGGCGGCCCGCCGCCTGGCCGAGGAAGGCCAGAGCGTGGCCACCTGCCACTTCGGCCAGGTGTGGCCCCTGGCGCCCGCCCAGTTCGCCCAGCGTTTCAAAAAGGCGGGCCAGGTGGTGGTTATCGAGGGCAACGCCACCGGGCAGTTCGCGGGCCTGCTCAAGAAAGAGGCGGGCATCGCGGCGCAGCGCTTCATCGGGCGCTACGACGGCCTGAACCTGACCCCCGAATACATCCTGCGCCAACTGGCCAGCTAG
- a CDS encoding SMP-30/gluconolactonase/LRE family protein, translating into MKSLLAVLLAVAVLAAFTPALAAWQVINQQILPGSGHPESVAYDAKNQALYMSNFGEAFKPTLKDGKGYISKLDIQGKHLETHFLPGPGDKLNKPKGLWVEHGRLWAADIDSVWCFDLKTKKGRRLALPQAQFANDVAVNQGNLYVSDTNAGCVYLVQPADFLDTEPKVRVMLSPTGFHPNGLWPAQGGGVYIVAKKDLEGPGGLYQARDVGQMSKLKGDLGRLDGVAMLPDGSFLYTDWAGGGLFLLSGGGGPIKLVGGFKGPADFAVVPRGKGYLVVVPDLVTGELHLIEIANK; encoded by the coding sequence ATGAAAAGCCTGTTGGCCGTCTTGCTTGCCGTGGCCGTGTTGGCCGCCTTCACCCCGGCCCTGGCCGCCTGGCAAGTGATTAACCAGCAGATACTGCCCGGCTCGGGCCATCCCGAGTCCGTGGCCTATGATGCAAAGAACCAGGCCCTGTACATGAGCAACTTCGGCGAAGCCTTCAAGCCCACCCTCAAGGACGGCAAGGGCTATATCAGCAAGCTGGATATTCAGGGCAAGCACCTGGAGACCCACTTCCTGCCGGGTCCGGGGGACAAGCTCAACAAGCCCAAGGGGTTGTGGGTGGAACACGGCCGCCTGTGGGCCGCGGACATCGACTCGGTGTGGTGCTTTGACCTCAAGACCAAGAAGGGCCGCCGCTTGGCCCTGCCCCAGGCCCAGTTCGCCAACGACGTGGCCGTTAACCAGGGCAATCTCTACGTCAGCGACACCAACGCCGGGTGCGTATATCTGGTGCAACCGGCCGATTTTCTTGACACCGAGCCCAAGGTGCGGGTGATGCTCAGCCCCACCGGCTTCCACCCCAACGGGCTGTGGCCCGCGCAGGGCGGCGGGGTCTACATCGTGGCCAAAAAGGATCTGGAAGGGCCCGGCGGGCTCTACCAGGCCCGCGACGTGGGCCAGATGAGCAAGCTCAAGGGCGACCTGGGACGCCTGGACGGCGTGGCCATGCTGCCGGACGGCTCCTTCCTTTACACCGACTGGGCGGGGGGCGGCCTGTTTTTGCTGAGCGGCGGCGGCGGACCGATCAAGCTGGTCGGCGGTTTCAAGGGCCCGGCCGACTTCGCCGTGGTGCCCCGGGGCAAGGGCTACCTGGTGGTGGTGCCCGACCTGGTCACCGGCGAGCTGCATCTCATCGAGATCGCCAACAAGTAA
- a CDS encoding CoB--CoM heterodisulfide reductase iron-sulfur subunit B family protein — protein MTYALFLGCKIPYYVPHYETATRRVLGDLGVKLVDLEFPCCGYPMRHLYFRSYLLSAARGLALAEARGLDITTPCKCCFGALKRAQKFLADKPELMAEVNAELAADGLNYQGKVVVKHILQVLHDDVGLAELGRRVVRPYELLRAAILYGCHAVRPSEVTHFDDPSNLHLIDDLVKVTGATPVPWAGRLSCCGAPVRERNEDLALATIRKRLSEARDAKADILVIACAYSQMQAEWAYSLAGPPPQREFIEGPVLYPQLLGLAMGLSAQEVALERNTPNGEYLLSFLKRD, from the coding sequence ATGACCTACGCCCTGTTCCTGGGATGCAAGATCCCCTACTACGTGCCCCACTACGAGACTGCCACCCGCCGGGTGCTGGGCGATCTGGGGGTGAAGCTGGTGGACCTGGAATTCCCCTGCTGCGGCTACCCCATGCGTCACCTGTATTTCCGCTCCTATCTGCTCAGCGCCGCCCGGGGCCTGGCCTTGGCCGAGGCCCGGGGGCTGGACATCACCACCCCCTGCAAGTGCTGCTTCGGTGCGCTCAAGCGGGCCCAGAAGTTTCTGGCCGACAAGCCCGAGCTCATGGCCGAGGTCAACGCCGAGCTGGCCGCCGATGGCCTGAATTATCAGGGAAAGGTGGTGGTCAAGCACATCCTGCAGGTGCTGCACGACGACGTGGGGCTGGCCGAGCTGGGCCGGCGGGTGGTCAGGCCCTACGAGCTCTTGCGGGCGGCCATCCTCTACGGCTGCCACGCGGTGCGCCCCAGCGAAGTGACCCACTTCGACGACCCCAGCAATTTGCACCTCATCGACGACCTGGTGAAGGTGACCGGGGCCACCCCGGTTCCCTGGGCCGGCCGCCTCAGCTGCTGCGGGGCCCCGGTGCGCGAGCGCAACGAGGATCTGGCCCTGGCCACCATCCGCAAGCGCCTGAGCGAGGCCCGCGACGCCAAGGCGGACATCCTGGTGATCGCCTGCGCCTACAGCCAGATGCAGGCCGAGTGGGCCTATTCCCTGGCCGGGCCGCCGCCCCAGCGCGAGTTCATCGAGGGGCCGGTGCTCTATCCCCAGCTTTTGGGCCTGGCCATGGGCCTGAGCGCCCAGGAGGTGGCCCTGGAGCGCAACACCCCCAACGGGGAATACCTGCTCAGCTTCTTGAAAAGAGACTAG
- a CDS encoding 4Fe-4S dicluster domain-containing protein — protein sequence MFFDLALNISLAALVLGLAYRLWRWLTTSIGPDSRNYTPIERLSASLKGLGRALASRRALPMLAALLLDGLLQRRSLGHSRWAWAAHMLIFWGMLGLIFLHALGPLIVPSFTATLNPWLFLRNLFGAMLLAGALMAMWRRLRTPGLRRTTHWADRAVLGLLALLVLSGFALEGAKIISVHSFDSMIEEYGTLSEDGERAALGQVWREQYGVVFPQGQVPPGLELMEQGLELHNDSCVDCHDRPQWAFVSWPLSRLLAPLAAWLEAVRAALWLYYLHFLAAFAGLALLPFSKLLHIFTGPLLLTIRAAGSREAMDPAARALVRALELDVCTHCGACSVHCSVAEALRHVPNLSVLPSEKLLALGRLARGTAGHDEALDVMRQGAYLCTSCLRCTRLCPVGINLQDLWFAMKDDLAEMGYGPPVREVAKRADETAGDSRNLVPIHLGHSEFPRELGLTVQAETFRGCYRCATCSNSCPVVFSYDDPVKELDMLPHQIMHSLGLGLSEEAMGARMTWYCLTCYRCQEACPQGVKVADVLYELRNLAAARQGQGESC from the coding sequence ATGTTCTTTGACCTGGCTCTCAACATCTCCCTGGCCGCGTTGGTCCTGGGCCTGGCCTACCGGCTGTGGCGCTGGCTGACCACCTCCATCGGGCCTGATTCCCGCAATTACACCCCCATTGAGAGACTGAGCGCCTCGCTCAAGGGCCTGGGCCGCGCCCTGGCCAGCCGCCGGGCATTGCCCATGCTGGCCGCGTTGCTCCTGGACGGCCTGTTGCAGCGCCGCAGCCTGGGGCACAGCCGCTGGGCCTGGGCCGCCCATATGCTCATCTTTTGGGGCATGCTGGGCCTGATCTTTTTGCACGCTTTGGGGCCGCTCATCGTCCCCAGCTTCACCGCCACCCTCAACCCCTGGCTTTTCCTGCGCAACCTGTTCGGGGCCATGCTTCTGGCCGGGGCGCTGATGGCCATGTGGCGCCGTTTGCGCACCCCCGGCCTCCGGCGCACCACCCACTGGGCCGACCGCGCCGTATTGGGCCTGCTGGCCCTGTTGGTGCTCTCGGGCTTCGCCTTGGAAGGGGCCAAGATCATCAGCGTGCACAGCTTCGATAGCATGATCGAGGAGTACGGCACGCTTTCCGAGGACGGCGAGCGGGCCGCCCTGGGCCAGGTGTGGCGCGAGCAGTACGGAGTGGTCTTTCCCCAGGGGCAGGTGCCCCCTGGGCTGGAGTTGATGGAGCAGGGCCTGGAGCTGCACAACGACAGCTGCGTGGACTGCCACGATCGGCCCCAGTGGGCCTTCGTATCCTGGCCCCTGTCTCGTCTCCTGGCTCCCCTGGCCGCCTGGCTAGAGGCGGTTCGGGCGGCGCTGTGGCTGTATTACCTGCACTTTTTGGCCGCTTTCGCCGGGTTGGCCCTGCTGCCCTTCAGCAAGCTGCTGCACATCTTCACCGGTCCCCTGTTGCTCACCATCCGGGCGGCGGGCTCCCGCGAGGCCATGGACCCGGCGGCCAGGGCCCTGGTGCGGGCCTTGGAGCTGGACGTGTGCACCCATTGCGGGGCCTGCTCGGTGCACTGCTCGGTGGCCGAGGCGCTCCGGCACGTGCCCAACCTGAGCGTCCTGCCCTCGGAAAAGCTCCTGGCCCTGGGCCGCCTGGCCAGGGGCACGGCGGGCCACGACGAGGCGCTGGACGTCATGCGCCAGGGGGCCTACCTGTGCACCAGCTGCCTGCGCTGCACCCGCCTGTGTCCGGTGGGCATCAACCTGCAGGACCTGTGGTTCGCCATGAAGGACGACCTGGCGGAGATGGGCTATGGCCCTCCGGTCCGGGAGGTGGCCAAGCGGGCGGACGAGACCGCCGGGGACAGCCGCAACCTGGTCCCCATCCATCTGGGCCACAGCGAGTTTCCCCGGGAGCTGGGCCTGACGGTCCAGGCCGAGACCTTCCGGGGATGCTACCGCTGCGCCACCTGCTCCAACTCCTGCCCGGTGGTGTTTTCCTATGACGACCCGGTAAAGGAGCTGGACATGTTGCCCCACCAGATCATGCACAGCCTGGGCCTGGGCCTGTCCGAGGAGGCCATGGGCGCGCGCATGACCTGGTATTGCCTTACCTGCTACCGCTGCCAAGAGGCCTGCCCCCAGGGGGTCAAGGTGGCGGACGTGCTCTACGAACTACGCAACCTGGCCGCCGCCCGGCAGGGGCAAGGGGAGAGTTGCTGA
- a CDS encoding type 1 glutamine amidotransferase domain-containing protein has product MPLTGKRIAVLTEDMFNEFELIYPYYRLQEAGAAVTVVGSGGGITYHAKSGLSFVSDKGSGEVSANDFDGLVIPGGYAPDHMRRHKATVALVREIFGQGKPVGTICHAGWMLASAGVLQGKRCTSFFAIKDDMVHAGAQWEDAEVVVDGNLITSRAPDDLPAFMKAYIAAFA; this is encoded by the coding sequence ATGCCTCTTACCGGCAAGCGCATCGCCGTGTTGACCGAAGACATGTTCAATGAATTCGAGCTGATATACCCCTACTACCGCCTCCAGGAGGCAGGAGCCGCAGTCACGGTGGTGGGCTCGGGCGGGGGCATCACCTACCACGCCAAGAGCGGCCTGTCCTTTGTGAGCGACAAGGGCAGCGGCGAGGTGAGCGCCAATGATTTCGATGGGCTGGTGATACCCGGCGGTTACGCGCCGGACCACATGCGCCGCCACAAGGCCACGGTGGCCCTGGTGCGGGAGATTTTCGGCCAGGGCAAGCCGGTGGGGACCATCTGCCACGCCGGTTGGATGCTGGCCTCGGCCGGGGTGCTCCAGGGCAAGCGCTGCACCAGCTTTTTTGCCATCAAGGACGACATGGTGCACGCCGGGGCCCAGTGGGAAGACGCCGAGGTGGTGGTGGACGGCAACCTGATCACCAGCCGCGCCCCGGACGACCTGCCGGCCTTCATGAAGGCCTACATCGCCGCCTTCGCCTAG
- the trmB gene encoding tRNA (guanine(46)-N(7))-methyltransferase TrmB has product MTAPYLSLKPLVPWRQLPRPIPWEQVFGRRAPLELEIGCGNGEVLARRAGERPEANLVGLDLDWVSARRALRRINLAGLDNAKVVQAEAALGLERLFTPQSLAGVWCLFPRPWPKPSDARHRLFSTRFLHLLNSRLAPQAACRLLTDHEPFADWVMGQVPGSGLEAVRREVPPTVDSKYERKWRGQGQRVFFELILSQRGHVAWPNPEEPVLHYPRFDELDPAALTTWEDWGEISVLCKDVLRDQEAGRALMRLVVLEDDLEQAFYVEVMPRPQGGYLVRPAPGCGVLPSLGVQRALEVTAQRLSAG; this is encoded by the coding sequence ATGACCGCCCCCTACCTATCACTCAAGCCCCTGGTGCCCTGGCGGCAACTGCCCCGGCCCATACCCTGGGAGCAGGTCTTCGGCCGCCGGGCGCCCCTGGAGCTGGAGATCGGCTGCGGCAACGGCGAGGTGCTGGCCCGCCGGGCCGGGGAGCGGCCGGAGGCGAACCTGGTGGGCCTGGACCTGGATTGGGTCTCGGCCCGGCGGGCCCTTCGGCGCATAAACCTGGCGGGCCTGGACAACGCCAAGGTGGTGCAGGCCGAGGCGGCCCTGGGCCTGGAGCGCCTGTTCACCCCCCAGAGCCTGGCCGGGGTGTGGTGCCTGTTCCCCCGGCCCTGGCCCAAGCCCAGCGACGCCCGGCACCGCCTGTTCTCCACCCGTTTTTTGCACCTCTTGAACAGCCGCCTGGCCCCGCAGGCCGCCTGCCGCCTGCTCACCGACCACGAGCCCTTTGCCGACTGGGTGATGGGCCAGGTGCCCGGCTCGGGCCTGGAGGCGGTGCGGCGCGAGGTGCCGCCCACGGTGGACAGCAAGTACGAGCGCAAGTGGCGAGGCCAGGGGCAGCGGGTGTTTTTCGAGCTTATTCTGAGCCAACGCGGCCACGTCGCCTGGCCCAACCCCGAGGAGCCGGTTTTGCATTACCCCCGTTTCGACGAGCTGGACCCAGCGGCCCTGACCACCTGGGAGGATTGGGGCGAGATCAGCGTCTTGTGCAAGGACGTGCTGCGCGACCAAGAGGCCGGTCGGGCCCTGATGCGCCTGGTGGTGCTGGAAGACGACCTGGAACAGGCCTTCTATGTGGAGGTGATGCCCCGACCCCAGGGGGGCTATCTGGTGCGCCCCGCGCCGGGCTGCGGGGTGCTGCCCAGTCTGGGGGTGCAGCGGGCCCTGGAAGTCACCGCCCAGCGTTTGAGCGCGGGTTAG
- the truD gene encoding tRNA pseudouridine(13) synthase TruD, producing the protein MSPLPSEMGPPPFITPELPGVGGELKAEPAHFVVEEIPLYLPEGVGPHLHLRISREGMTTRALADRLAWLFDLPPRDVGFAGLKDKQARAVQSFSLPLESPAPQEAARKVAQELEVEVLDAARHQNKLRTGHLLGNRFTILLTGVGEGALATAQAVAAAVAERGLPNFYGSQRFGREGDNALQGRRALGGRGPRDKWLRKLLLNAWQSALFNAWLARRIERGDFARLVGGDLAKKTDTGGMFTTDDAALEQPRLDAGQITYTGPMFGKKMRWPNEPAAAYEREILEEEEVDQATLKKSGLMGSRRVARLSVEGLSIAESPEGLVFGFSLPKGSYATVLMREFMKSEAELPESD; encoded by the coding sequence ATGAGCCCGCTGCCCAGCGAAATGGGGCCGCCGCCCTTCATCACCCCGGAGCTGCCCGGCGTGGGCGGGGAGCTCAAGGCCGAGCCCGCCCATTTCGTGGTGGAGGAGATCCCCCTGTATTTGCCCGAAGGGGTGGGCCCCCATCTGCACCTTCGCATCTCCCGCGAGGGCATGACCACCCGGGCGCTGGCCGACCGCCTGGCCTGGCTTTTCGATCTGCCCCCCCGGGACGTGGGCTTTGCCGGGCTCAAGGACAAACAGGCCCGCGCGGTGCAGAGCTTTTCCCTGCCCCTGGAGAGCCCCGCGCCCCAGGAGGCGGCCCGCAAGGTGGCTCAGGAGCTGGAGGTGGAGGTGCTGGACGCCGCCCGCCACCAGAACAAGCTCAGGACCGGCCATCTGCTGGGCAACCGCTTCACCATCCTGCTCACCGGGGTGGGTGAGGGGGCCCTGGCCACGGCCCAGGCGGTGGCCGCGGCGGTGGCCGAGCGGGGCCTGCCCAACTTTTACGGCAGCCAGCGCTTCGGCCGCGAAGGCGACAACGCCCTCCAAGGCCGCCGGGCCCTGGGCGGCCGGGGACCGCGCGACAAGTGGCTGCGCAAGCTGCTGTTGAACGCCTGGCAGTCGGCCCTGTTCAACGCCTGGCTGGCCCGGCGCATCGAGCGGGGGGACTTCGCCCGCCTGGTGGGCGGGGACCTGGCCAAGAAGACCGACACCGGAGGCATGTTCACCACCGACGACGCGGCCCTGGAGCAACCCCGCCTGGACGCGGGCCAGATCACCTATACCGGCCCCATGTTCGGCAAGAAGATGCGCTGGCCCAACGAGCCCGCCGCCGCCTATGAGCGGGAGATTCTGGAAGAGGAAGAGGTGGATCAGGCCACGCTCAAGAAGTCGGGCCTCATGGGCAGCCGCCGGGTGGCCCGTTTGAGCGTGGAGGGCCTGAGCATCGCCGAGAGCCCCGAGGGCCTGGTCTTCGGCTTCAGCCTGCCCAAGGGCTCCTACGCCACGGTGCTGATGCGGGAGTTCATGAAGAGCGAGGCCGAGCTGCCGGAGAGTGATTAG
- a CDS encoding deoxyribodipyrimidine photolyase gives MPVPKIRIRAVNDRPIDTHGSYVLYWMIAARRTAYNYGLERAADMCRQLGKPLVVLEALRVDYPYASERLHAFILQGMADNLEACKQKGVRYHPYVERAPGEGKGLLLALAEQACLVVTDQFPAFFLPRMVAAAGSKLKVRLEAVDSCGLLPLCAGGHEYNSAQAFRRILQRLLPVHLAEPPLADPLAEGLPGKARLAGEITRRWSPATPALLAASPQALAGLPLDHEVAPSPIAGGPLAAAKRLEHFLEDGRLRYADGCRHPDAHATSGLSPFLHFGHISPHQVFAGVAEAEGWSPDRLGSGAQGRREGWWGMSPGAEAFLDQLITWRELSYNFCKYRPEDYDQYASLPEWAVQTLHQHAEDERSYVYGRELLRQARTHDTLWNAIQRQLLREGVVHNYLRMLWGKNILAWSSSAKLALAAMLELNDRYALDGRDPNSVCGIFWVLGRFDHPWPERPVFGKVRYMTSANTRRKLRLKEYLETYKGKGEA, from the coding sequence GTGCCCGTACCCAAGATCCGCATCCGGGCGGTCAACGACCGCCCCATAGATACCCATGGGAGCTACGTGCTCTACTGGATGATCGCCGCCAGGCGCACGGCCTACAACTATGGCCTGGAGCGGGCGGCGGATATGTGCCGCCAGCTCGGCAAGCCCCTGGTGGTGCTGGAAGCCCTGCGCGTCGACTATCCCTATGCCTCGGAGCGCCTGCACGCCTTCATCCTGCAAGGCATGGCCGACAACCTGGAGGCCTGCAAGCAAAAGGGAGTGCGCTACCATCCCTACGTGGAACGCGCCCCCGGCGAGGGCAAGGGGCTCCTGCTGGCCCTGGCCGAGCAGGCCTGCCTGGTGGTCACCGACCAGTTTCCCGCCTTTTTCTTGCCCCGCATGGTGGCCGCCGCGGGAAGTAAGCTCAAGGTGCGCCTGGAGGCGGTGGATTCCTGCGGCCTGCTGCCCCTGTGCGCCGGGGGCCACGAATACAACAGCGCCCAGGCCTTTCGCCGCATCCTGCAGCGCCTGCTGCCGGTGCACCTGGCCGAGCCGCCCCTGGCCGACCCCCTGGCCGAGGGGCTGCCGGGCAAGGCCCGCCTGGCCGGGGAGATCACACGGCGCTGGTCCCCGGCCACCCCGGCCCTTTTGGCCGCCTCGCCCCAGGCCCTGGCCGGGCTGCCCCTGGACCACGAGGTGGCCCCCTCGCCCATCGCGGGCGGCCCCCTGGCCGCGGCCAAGCGCCTGGAGCACTTTTTGGAGGACGGCCGCCTGCGCTACGCCGACGGCTGCCGCCACCCCGACGCCCACGCCACCAGCGGGCTGAGCCCTTTTTTGCATTTCGGGCACATCTCTCCCCACCAGGTGTTCGCCGGGGTGGCCGAGGCCGAGGGCTGGTCGCCCGATCGCCTGGGCTCCGGGGCCCAGGGCCGCCGCGAGGGCTGGTGGGGCATGAGCCCCGGGGCCGAGGCCTTTCTGGACCAGCTCATCACCTGGCGGGAGCTGAGCTACAACTTCTGCAAGTACCGCCCCGAGGACTACGACCAGTACGCCTCCTTGCCCGAATGGGCCGTGCAGACCCTGCACCAACACGCCGAGGACGAGCGCAGCTACGTCTACGGCCGGGAGCTGTTGCGCCAGGCCCGCACCCACGACACCCTGTGGAACGCCATCCAGCGCCAGCTTTTGCGCGAGGGGGTGGTGCACAACTATCTGCGCATGCTCTGGGGCAAGAACATCCTGGCCTGGAGCAGCTCGGCCAAGCTGGCCCTGGCGGCCATGCTGGAGCTCAACGACCGCTACGCCCTGGACGGCCGCGACCCCAACTCGGTCTGCGGCATCTTCTGGGTGTTGGGCCGCTTCGACCATCCCTGGCCCGAGCGCCCGGTGTTCGGCAAGGTGCGCTACATGACCAGCGCCAACACCCGGCGCAAGCTGCGGCTCAAGGAGTACCTGGAGACCTACAAGGGCAAGGGGGAGGCATGA